One genomic window of Quercus lobata isolate SW786 chromosome 9, ValleyOak3.0 Primary Assembly, whole genome shotgun sequence includes the following:
- the LOC115962118 gene encoding transcription initiation factor IIA subunit 2 — translation MATFELYRRSTIGMCLTETLDEMVNSGTLSPELAIQVLVQFDKSMTEALESQVKSKVTIKGHLHTYRFCDNVWTFILQDAIFKSEENQENVGRVKIVACDSKLLTQ, via the exons ATGGCGACGTTTGAACTGTACCGTAGATCGACGATCGGGATGTGCTTGACGGAGACTTTGGATGAGATGGTGAATAGCGGTACGCTCAGTCCTGAGCTCGCCATTCAGGTTCTCGTTCAGTTCGATAAG tctATGACTGAAGCTTTGGAAAGTCAGGTGAAAAGCAAGGTCACCATTAAg GGACATCTGCACACTTACAGATTTTGCGACAATGTATGGACCTTCATCTTACAGGATGCTATATTTAAGAGTGAGGAGAACCAAGAAAATGTTGGCAGGGTGAAAATAGTGGCATGTGATTCAAAGTTGCTCACGCAATGA
- the LOC115960728 gene encoding uncharacterized protein LOC115960728: MEEIRSSPPPTAASTTKREQEISATSRLKKDCSWFAVSVQEGFSYVKAFFFGLAKKMTAKKEREATEADLKAAKMQVEATDAAEETKKRLDKSM; encoded by the exons atggAAGAGATCAGGTCGTCGCCACCGCCAACAGCCGCAAGTACCACGAAGAGAGAACAAGAAATTTCAGCGACGTCACGGTTGAAGAAGGATTGTAGTTGGTTCGCAGTTTCAGTGCAAGAGGGTTTTAGCTATGTCAAAGCCTTCTTCTTTGGCCTG GCGAAAAAAATGACGGCAAAGAAGGAGAGGGAAGCGACTGAAGCTGATCTAAAGGCTGCTAAGATGCAGGTTGAAGCTACTGATGCTGCCGAGGAAACCAAGAAGAGACTTGACAAAtctatgtaa